In one Siniperca chuatsi isolate FFG_IHB_CAS linkage group LG14, ASM2008510v1, whole genome shotgun sequence genomic region, the following are encoded:
- the elnb gene encoding elastin b isoform X1: MARGMVATYLHGVLLLALWKPSLQGGVYIPAGGAAGGAGASIGAGAGPGAGFGPGGAGTGFQPGGGAGPGAGGAGAGLGGFGPGAGGEGYGGHGPGGVGPGGVGPGGVGPGGVGPGGFRPSTFGPGSGGLGVVPGGVGAGEKPPKTGGGYGGRGGVTGGFGAGQGPGGVGSGGFGPGGVGPGGYGTGPGGVSPGGFGPERTGPGGQGTGLGAGGVDGGVLGAGGHGTGRGQGAGGLGAGTGYVPGGGYGGFGGGYGPGGAGQYLGNGGTGPKPPKTGGAGTSLGGTGYGPGGAGFGPGGAGVGPGGAGFGPGGAGVGPGGAGVGPGGAGFGPGGAGFGPGGAGVGPGGAGVGPGGAGVGPGGAGFGPGGAGFGPGGAGVGPGGAGFGPGGAGVGPGGAGFGPGGAGVGPGGTGFGPGGAGVGPGGTGFGPGGAGVGPGGTGFGPGGAGVGPGGAGVGPGGAGVGPGGAAVPGGVPMLPQTSTTGGGPGGKSGGKASKQVPGVGVPGLYQGGFVPGQGFGGRGVLPGVATGSGLGPQTGAGVLGQGGTGPGGAGNGRGQQLPGVFRGYPLISPKSGAGKSKNLAKATAKYGGAGAGGRALGQGGALGVGAGRLPGGGAGVAPGLGGGFGTGGGPGFGSGVGTGGGPGAVPGFGGGVGTGGGPGAVPGFGGGVGTGGGPGAVPGAVPGFGGGVGTAGLGYGPGAAKARKYGQPGGAGTGASGGLGGGGPGGGVGLGTGVGPGSGVGFGPGGAGTGSGGLGYGPGGTGTGPGGAGYGPGRTGYGPGGTGYGPGGTGTGLGGAGTGPGGYDASAKARKYGMLSGALGTGTSTGGVRPDGGTGYGPGGVGPSGAGTGYGPGGVGPGGAGTGYGPGGVGPGGAGTGYGPGGAGTGYGPGGVGPGGAGTGPGGAGYGPGRTGYGPDGTGTGLGGEGTGPGGYDASAKARKYGMLSGALGTGTSTGGVRPGGAGTGYGPGGGVGPGGAGTGYGPGGAGTGYGPGGGVGPGGAGTGYGPGGAGTGYGPGGGVGPGSAGTGYGPGGVGPGGAGTGYGPGGFGPGGVGTGYGPGGGVGPGGAGTGYGPGGGVRPGGVGYGPGGYAGAKARKYGLPGGAGGALGAGGGVPGGGVGLTTGGGPGAGLGAGGIPGSGVGTGSGPGGFGPGSAGGLPGGTGGALGTGRTGYGPGGYGPGAGYGPGGGYGAGPAAGYGTGYGAGSKPAKYGYGTAGSKAAKYGQPGGVVPGARGTGTAGASTGTSTDISVNGTSTGSGAVTTAGPSGRGLGATGGTPAPASEGDGGVGSVIEGSGSSGGEGGTGVAGRPVGTGGDGEGLGGTGIPIIGAKPGFNGTEVPGSTGAAPAVTGLPVPEIGGGAVQPSAGTGVGGTGLPSGGSGGDLSSGTLPGAKPLKPPGVPRGDTPGEGDGEGDPDGERGGTGGTGGGPGGVGGRPTSAGAAGGVSGGITEVGRGDSSATGTGVGPGGAAVGVGGTPKPPKAYGPDGTVAGGVTSGPGGVGGVAGGGTGAVGGGPGGVGGGPGGAALVPGAGGPGGTGVLKPGKSYSAGGAGVLPRGGIRYLTGAGVGQGAGKTGKVYGTLGTGGQGGVGPGGYGAGPGGYGTGPGGYGAGPGDYGAGPGGYGAGPGGYGVGPGSVGGGGGVGPGGVNGGLGGYGGGVGPGGSRYGTGSGLGTGTGKPPKSYGAGAGGTGFGPGGYGTGPGGVGSGPGGFGPGGFGSGGPGGTGPGGYGPSTAGTGLGGVGTRPGSFGPGGVGVGPGTYGPGVYTAGGQGLGTRKPPKSGYGSSSLGGAGYGQGAGVGPGGTGTGPGRYGPGGFGPAGIGPGGAGTGTGGFGPGGTGTGTGGFGPGGAGTGTGGFGPGGAGTGTGGFGPGGAGTGTGGFGPGGQGLGKTGGLGGGTGGGPGGVGAGGYGPTGTGTGPFGYGPGSAGPGGYGPGSAGPGGYGPGGAGTGGYGPGSAGTGPGVFRPGGVGGYGPGGQALGKRKPPNSGYGSSLGGTGYRPGSVAGGTGGPAGTGQGVGGGAGSRPAGEVGPGYGGAAGGGYTGYTGAGQKSKAQKAAKYAAMQALLGAGGYRGAGCQGKYCGQRRK; this comes from the exons ATGGCGAGAGGGATGGTGGCCACGTACCTACATGGAGTCCTTCTCTTGGCTCTGTGGAAACCTTCACTACAAGGAG GTGTATATATACCTGCTggtggagcagcaggaggagctggagccaGCATAGGAGCTGGTGCAGGACCTGGAGCTGGATTTGGCCCTGGAGGAGCTGGGACTGGATTTCAGCCTGGTGGAGGAGCTGGaccaggagcaggaggagctggtgCTGGTCTTGGAGGCTTTGGaccaggagctggtggag AGGGCTATGGTGGTCACGGACCAGGAGGAGTCGGACCAGGAGGAGTCGGACCAGGAGGAGTCGGACCAGGAGGAGTTGGACCAGGAGGTTTCAGGCCCAGCACTTTCGGTCCAGGCAGTGGTGGACTGGGAGTCGTACCTGGAGGTGTTGGGGCTG GTGAAAAGCCTCCAAAAACAG GAGGTGGCTACGGTGGTCGTGGAGGAGTGACTGGAGGGTTTGGAGCAGGACAGGGACCAGGCGGAGTCGGGTCAGGTGGTTTTGGACCAGGTGGTGTTGGTCCTGGAGGATATGGAACTGGGCCTGGAGGAGTTAGTCCAGGTGGTTTTGGACCAGAACGCACTGGTCCAGGTGGCCAAGGCACAG GCCTTGGGGCAGGGGGTGTGGATGGAGGAGTGCTTGGAGCAGGAGGCCACGGGACTGGCAGAGGTCAGGGAGCTGGAGGGCTTGGAGCTGGAACAGGCTACGTACCTGGAG GTGGCTATGGAGGCTTTGGAGGTGGTTATGGACCAGGTGGTGCTGGTCAATACCTAGGAAATGGTGGAACTGGACCCAAACCTCCTAAAACAG gTGGAGCTGGAACATCACTTGGAGGAACAGGTTATGGGCCTGGTGGTGCCGGATTTGGGCCTGGTGGCGCAGGAGTTGGGCCTGGTGGTGCTGGATTTGGGCCTGGTGGCGCAGGAGTTGGGCCTGGTGGCGCAGGAGTTGGGCCTGGTGGCGCTGGATTTGGGCCTGGTGGTGCTGGATTTGGGCCTGGTGGCGCAGGAGTTGGGCCTGGTGGTGCAGGAGTTGGGCCTGGTGGTGCAGGAGTTGGGCCTGGTGGTGCTGGATTTGGGCCTGGTGGTGCTGGATTTGGGCCTGGTGGCGCAGGAGTTGGGCCTGGTGGTGCAGGGTTTGGGCCTGGTGGCGCAGGAGTTGGGCCTGGTGGTGCAGGGTTTGGACCTGGTGGCGCAGGGGTTGGGCCTGGTGGAACGGGATTTGGGCCTGGTGGTGCAGGAGTTGGGCCTGGCGGAACAGGATTTGGGCCTGGTGGTGCAGGAGTTGGGCCTGGCGGAACAGGATTTGGGCCTGGTGGTGCAGGAGTTGGGCCTGGTGGTGCAGGAGTTGGACCTGGAGGAGCAGGAGTTGGCCCTGGTGGAGCTGCTGTACCAGGAGGAG TTCCAATGCTGCCACAGACTAGTACTACTGGGGGAGGACCTGGAGGAAAGAGCGGGGGTAAAGCATCAAAACAAGTTCCAG GAGTTGGGGTGCCTGGACTCTATCAAGGTGGATTTGTACCTGGCCAAG GTTTTGGAGGCCGTGGTGTTCTCCCTGGAGTGGCCACAGGATCTGGACTTGGGCCTCAGACTG GGGCCGGAGTACTCGGCCAAGGGGGTACTGGaccaggaggagcaggaa ATGGTCGTGGACAGCAGTTGCCTGGGGTTTTTCGTGGTTACCCTCTCATATCACCAAAATCAG GTGCGGGCAAATCGAAGAATCTAGCCAAAGCTACAGCTAAATACG gtggagctggagctggaggacGTGCACTTGGTCAAGGAGGTGCTTTGGGGGTTGGGGCTGGAAGACTCCCTGGAGGAGGAGCGGGAGTCGCACCTGGTTTAGGAGGTGGATTTGGAACAGGAGGTGGACCTGGATTTGGAAGTGGAGTTGGAACAGGAGGTGGACCTGGAGCTGTACCTGGATTTGGAGGTGGAGTTGGAACAGGAGGTGGACCTGGAGCTGTACCTGGATTTGGAGGTGGAGTTGGAACAGGAGGTGGACCTGGAGCTGTACCTGGAGCTGTACCTGGATTTGGAGGTGGAGTTGGAACAGCTGGTTTAG GTTATGGTCCTGGCGCAGCCAAAGCACGCAAATACG GTCAGCCAGGCGGTGCAGGCACTGGTGCATCTGGAGGCCTTGGAGGCGGAGGACCAGGTGGAGGAGTTGGCCTCGGCACGGGAGTGGGACCTGGCTCTGGGGTTGGATTTGGTCCAGGTGGTGCCGGCACTGGGTCAGGTGGTCTTGGTTATGGTCCTGGTGGTACTGGCACTGGTCCTGGAGGAGCGGGTTATGGGCCAGGTAGAACTGGGTACGGGCCAGGTGGAACTGGGTACGGGCCAGGTGGAACTGGAACTGGATTAGGAGGAGCAGGAACAGGACCTGGAG GGTATGATGCCAGTGCCAAAGCTCGTAAATATG GCATGTTAAGTGGAGCACTTGGTACAGGAACAAGTACTGGAGGAGTCAGGCCTGATGGTGGTACTGGCTATGGACCGGGTGGAGTTGGACCAAGTGGTGCTGGTACTGGCTATGGACCAGGTGGAGTTGGACCAGGTGGTGCTGGTACTGGCTATGGACCAGGTGGAGTTGGACCGGGTGGTGCTGGTACAGGGTATGGACCAGGTGGTGCTGGTACTGGCTATGGACCAGGTGGAGTTGGACCAGGTGGTGCTGGCACTGGTCCTGGAGGAGCGGGTTATGGGCCAGGTAGAACTGGATACGGACCAGATGGAACTGGAACTGGATTAGGAGGAGAAGGCACAGGACCTGGAG GGTATGATGCCAGTGCCAAAGCTCGTAAATATG GCATGTTAAGTGGAGCACTTGGTACAGGAACAAGTACTGGAGGAGTCAGACCTGGTGGTGCTGGTACTGGCTATGGACCAGGTGGAGGTGTTGGACCTGGTGGTGCTGGTACAGGCTATGGACCAGGTGGTGCTGGTACTGGCTATGGACCAGGTGGAGGTGTTGGACCTGGTGGTGCTGGTACCGGCTATGGACCAGGTGGTGCTGGTACTGGCTATGGACCAGGTGGAGGTGTTGGTCCAGGTAGTGCTGGTACTGGCTATGGGCCAGGAGGAGTTGGACCTGGTGGTGCTGGTACTGGCTATGGACCAGGTGGATTTGGACCTGGTGGTGTTGGAACAGGCTATGGACCAGGTGGAGGAGTTGGACCTGGTGGTGCTGGTACAGGCTATGGACCAGGTGGAGGAGTTAGACCTGGTGGTGTTGGCTATGGACCTGGAG GTTATGCTGGTGCCAAAGCCCGCAAATATG GTCTGCCTGGAGGTGCTGGAGGTGCCCTGGGTGCAGGAGGAGGGGTCCCAGGAGGAGGTGTTGGACTAACAACTGGTGGTGGACCTGGAGCAGGACTGGGGGCTGGTGGGATACCTGGTTCTGGTGTTGGAACGGGAAGTGGACCGGGTGGCTTTGGACCAGGCAGTGCTGGAG GGCTTCCTGGAGGGACTGGAGGAGCACTAGGGACTGGAAGAACAGGATATGGACCTGGTGGATATGGGCCTGGAGCTGGTTACGGACCAGGTGGAGGCTATGGTGCAGGACCAGCAGCTGGATATGGAACAG GCTATGGAGCTGGATCAAAACCTGCTAAATACG GCTATGGCACAGCAGGATCTAAAGCTGCTAAGTATG GGCAACCTGGTGGAGTTGTACCTGGGGCAAGAGGGACTGGCACTGCAGGAGCTAGTACAGGGACCAGCACAGATATTTCAGTGAATGGCACTAGCACTGGCAGTGGTGCAGTGACAACCGCTGGACCCAGTG GAAGAGGACTTGGAGCCACAGGAGGTACACCAGCTCCAGCATCAGAAG GTGATGGTGGTGTTGGCAGTGTGATAGAGGGGTCTGGAAGTTCTGGAGGAGAAG GAGGTACTGGTGTAGCTGGCAGACCAGTGGGTACAGGAGGTGATGGAGAAGGCCTGGGTGGAACAGGAATCCCCATCATTGGAGCAAAACCAG GATTCAATGGGACAGAAGTTCCAG GTTCCACAGGAGCTGCCCCTG CTGTCACTGGTTTACCTGTACCTGAGA TTGGAGGCGGGGCTGTACAACCAAGCG CTGGAACAGGTGTTG GTGGTACAGGACTTCCCTCTGGAG GTTCTGGTGGTGATCTCTCCAGTGGGACACTGCCTGGAGCCAAACCTCTCAAACCCCCAG gtgtCCCCAGAGGCGACACGCCAGGtgaaggagatggagagggagatccTGATGGAGAAAGAGGTGGTACAGGAGGCACAGGTGGAGGACCAGGAGGAGTAGGAGGGCGTCCTACCAgtgcaggagcagcaggaggtgtTTCAGGTGGCATAACAGAAGTGGGAAGAGGAGACAGTTCTGCTACTGGAACTGGAGTTGGACcaggaggtgcagctgttggagTAGGAGGAACACCAAAACCGCCCAAAG catACGGACCTGATGGGACTGTAGCAGGAGGCGTAACTAGTGGACCTGGTGGAGTAGGTGGGGTGGCAGGAGGAGGCACTGGGGCAGTTGGAGGAGGTCCAGGAGGAGTTGGAGGCGGTCCTGGAGGAGCAGCCTTGGTACCTGGGGCTGGTGGTCCTGGTGGAACAGGAGTCCTTAAACCTGGAAAAA GCTACAgtgctggtggagctggagttTTACCACGTGGAG GCATCCGTTACCTGACTGGAGCTGGAGTAGGACAGGGAgcaggaaaaacaggaaaag TATATGGGACTCTTGGAACAGGAGGCCAGGGTGGGGTTGGGCCTGGTGGTTATGGAGCTGGTCCTGGTGGCTATGGTACTGGTCCAGGAGGTTATGGTGCAGGACCCGGAGATTACGGGGCTGGCCCAGGTGGCTATGGTGCTGGGCCTGGTGGATATGGAGTTGGACCTGGAagtgtgggaggaggaggaggagtaggcCCCGGTGGAGTCAATGGTGGACTGGGGGGatatggtggtggtgttggtcCTGGTG GTTCAAGATATGGTACAGGTTCAGGACTGGGTACCGGCACTGGCAAACCACCAAAAA gtTATGGAGCAGGAGCTGGTGGTACTGGCTTTGGGCCTGGTGGCTATGGGACTGGACCAGGTGGAGTTGGTTCTGGTCCAGGAGGTTTTGGACCAGGCGGCTTTGGGTCTGGCGGTCCTGGTGGCACTGGACCAGGTGGATATGGGCCCAGCACTGCCGGGACAGGACTGGGTGGTGTCGGAACCAGGCCAGGCAGTTTTGGACCAGGTGGTGTTGGGGTAGGACCAGGCACCTACGGACCTGGTGTTTATACTGCTGGAGGTCAAGGACTGGGGACAAGAAAGCCACCCAAATCAG GCTATGGATCATCCTCACTGGGTGGAGCTGGCTATGGGCAAG GTGCAGGGGTTGGACCTGGTGGAACAGGTACTGGACCTGGCAGATATGGGCCTGGTGGTTTTGGGCCTGCGGGCATTGGACCAGGTGGTGCCGGCACAGGTACGGGTGGTTTTGGACCAGGGGGTACTGGCACAGGAACAGGAGGCTTCGGACCAGGTGGTGCTGGCACAGGAACGGGTGGCTTCGGCCCAGGTGGTGCTGGCACAGGAACGGGTGGCTTCGGACCAGGTGGTGCTGGCACAGGAACAGGTGGTTTTGGACCAGGGGGCCAAGGATTAGGAAAAA CAGGAGGACtgggaggaggaacaggaggtgGTCCTGGTGGAGTTGGAGCTGGAGGATATGGTCCAACTGGAACTGGGACAGGCCCTTTTGGTTATGGGCCTGGAAGTGCTGGACCTGGTGGTTATGGGCCTGGAAGTGCTGGACCTGGTGGTTATGGCCCAGGAGGTGCTGGAACTGGTGGTTATGGCCCAGGAAGTGCTGGAACTGGGCCAGGGGTTTTTAGACCTGGTGGTGTGGGTGGATATGGACCTGGTGGCCAAGCACTTGGGAAAAGGAAGCCTCCTAATTCAGGTTACGGCTCATCGTTGGGTGGAACTGGCTATAGACCAG GTAGTGTagcaggaggaacaggaggtCCTGCAGGAACAGGCCAGGGagtaggaggaggagctggCAGCCGACCAG CAGGGGAGGTTGGCCCTGGCTACGGTGGAGCGGCTGGTGGAGGCTACACAG GATATACAGGGGCCGGgcaaaaat CCAAGGCACAAAAGGCAGCCAAATATGCAGCCATGCAGGCCTTACTGGGAGCTGGGGGCTACAGAG GCGCTGGCTGTCAGGGTAAATACTGTGGCCAAAGGAGGAAGTGA